The sequence TCAGATATTTCCGTCATTATATCAGGTAGGAACAGTTTACATCAAGTCGTACGACGAGCGTCATTTGTACGTACCTGTCGACGTACTTCAGTCCGAGAAATTCAGCCAATTCCAGCACAGTCGTTGCCGTGTCACGCATCATGCATTCGTAGGTCGTGAAGAAGACGTTAGGCTCGTTCCGGCGAGTGTAGCCAGAGAGGACGTGCTCGAAATAACAGCCATTTGTAAGAGAGCCTTCGAGAAACATATCCAGAAACTGGTCGAATGTCTCCCGCATCGGACAAAGTGGCATTTTCTGGTTCATGACGTACTGGGAGAGGCAGGCGTCCCACGGATTGCGTGCAACGTACACGTACTTGGCGTCGGAATTGACAGCTATCCTACCCAAGCGGATGTGCGTTCGGAATAGCCGAATTGAAGGCTCTGCTCCTGGCCACTTTCCACCGCAGTCCTCCAAAAACGGCGCTCTCGAACTGAACTCGCGCAAGTCTCTGGCGCAACGCCCGTCGTGTACGATCATCTGCATCATCTGTTGCATCATCTGCATGCCGCACTTTGGGTAGGCCACCTCAACGACGTCTCCCGATTGTGGCTGGAACCGAAGCGCTTCCCGCACCTTGTCTGGGTCGCGGAAGAAGATATAGCGTTCCCCGTCGATGACTTGAAACATGGTTGACAAGGTGGCACCTTTCATGTCGTCTCCCCTGCGAAGAGCATACAACAGTGATTGCAAGAACTGTGATAtcgcgcactgtgggaatcggagTGCACGGGTTTTGAATGACCCAGCGAGACAAAACGCCGCATCGCAACAAGAGATGTGCGGCAGGCCTGTGCGAACACTTCCCACATGCACCATTGTTGACCCTTTAGAGCAACAAG comes from Rhipicephalus sanguineus isolate Rsan-2018 chromosome 7, BIME_Rsan_1.4, whole genome shotgun sequence and encodes:
- the LOC119399463 gene encoding 3-alpha-hydroxysteroid sulfotransferase-like, translating into MQMMQQMMQMIVHDGRCARDLREFSSRAPFLEDCGGKWPGAEPSIRLFRTHIRLGRIAVNSDAKYVYVARNPWDACLSQYVMNQKMPLCPMRETFDQFLDMFLEGSLTNGCYFEHVLSGYTRRNEPNVFFTTYECMMRDTATTVLELAEFLGLKYVDSPALAGSALKETDVGDETFNLVCRPEVGAWKEAFSQEQLRKTVAKIKECAGKDFVLELWNNEWQEVLRAAL